A window of the Haloarcula litorea genome harbors these coding sequences:
- a CDS encoding cell division protein SepF, protein MGLMSKILGEESGSSRNTEDYVELDAEGIEAAGADADRQVRIASIGDKQDVIDIKDAVYDGDIVVADITRHSTQDRTMEHISDELKQVANEVGGDIVQKDDDQLIITPSGVAISRERLGR, encoded by the coding sequence ATGGGACTGATGAGCAAGATCCTCGGCGAGGAGTCCGGCTCCTCGCGGAACACGGAGGACTACGTGGAACTCGACGCCGAGGGCATCGAGGCGGCGGGCGCGGACGCGGACCGGCAGGTCCGCATCGCCAGCATCGGCGACAAGCAGGACGTCATCGACATCAAGGACGCCGTCTACGACGGCGACATCGTCGTCGCAGACATCACGCGCCACTCCACGCAGGACCGGACGATGGAACACATCAGCGACGAGCTCAAGCAGGTCGCCAACGAGGTGGGCGGCGACATCGTCCAGAAGGACGACGACCAGCTCATCATCACGCCGTCGGGCGTCGCCATCTCCCGCGAGCGGCTCGGACGGTAG
- a CDS encoding RNA-binding protein, translated as MDVKSRHHLRSDEVDAIETALSEQLGVDLSADSYEKVEFEDSDWNVVLVDGDPLVLYVEGDSDPEPFLTVQGANRYPPERRVVTVDAGAVSFVSDGADVMRPGITEADDEIAAGDLVVINEESHGKFLAIGRAKTDGDDMVGDSGKVVESIHHVGDDLFEFSV; from the coding sequence ATGGACGTGAAATCGCGGCACCACCTCCGGTCGGACGAGGTGGACGCCATCGAGACGGCCCTCTCGGAGCAGTTGGGGGTCGACCTCTCCGCGGACAGCTACGAGAAGGTGGAGTTCGAGGACAGCGACTGGAACGTGGTCCTCGTCGACGGCGACCCGCTGGTGTTGTACGTCGAGGGGGATAGCGACCCCGAACCGTTCCTCACCGTCCAGGGGGCGAACCGCTACCCGCCCGAGCGGCGCGTGGTCACCGTCGACGCCGGTGCGGTGTCGTTCGTCTCCGACGGGGCCGACGTGATGCGCCCGGGGATCACCGAGGCCGACGACGAGATCGCTGCCGGCGACCTCGTCGTGATCAACGAGGAGTCCCACGGGAAGTTCCTCGCCATCGGCCGGGCGAAGACCGACGGCGACGACATGGTCGGGGACTCGGGGAAGGTCGTCGAGTCCATCCACCACGTCGGCGACGACCTCTTCGAGTTCTCGGTGTAG